The Akkermansia sp. N21116 genome includes a region encoding these proteins:
- a CDS encoding MerR family transcriptional regulator, which translates to MDKRQLLTIGNVSQQTGVHVKSLRYYDRIGILTPAYIDSETGYRYYDYSQIPLVQAIQLCVELDIPLNRFPEFMTEDRKNIRIGKLITYGTMLADEKIKAINARLRMLDEIREHIQYAENYRFHNGPIKVDFPDMLLWTIPYKGALRSSEYHLKFTKGIDEIIRQELGMCIEGGIMMLYRGDAEERFLYIAIEGDGAPVPLPRDVLRLPASSFACMKTDVNDIEHVRGLFPDLFSQDYDKVVMETELFTDHYDFSHPQYEIRCSLPDRGNS; encoded by the coding sequence ATGGACAAAAGACAATTACTGACAATCGGCAACGTTTCCCAGCAAACGGGAGTACACGTCAAATCGCTCCGTTACTACGACAGGATCGGTATTCTGACTCCGGCATACATCGACTCGGAGACGGGCTACCGTTACTACGACTATTCCCAGATCCCGTTGGTTCAGGCCATTCAATTATGTGTGGAACTGGACATTCCTTTAAATCGCTTCCCGGAGTTTATGACGGAGGACAGGAAAAATATCCGCATCGGCAAGTTGATTACATATGGCACGATGCTGGCCGATGAGAAGATCAAGGCAATTAATGCCCGGCTCCGCATGCTCGACGAAATCCGGGAGCACATCCAGTATGCGGAGAATTACCGCTTTCACAATGGTCCGATCAAGGTGGATTTCCCGGATATGCTGTTGTGGACAATCCCGTACAAGGGGGCATTGCGCAGTTCCGAGTATCACCTGAAATTTACGAAGGGAATTGACGAAATTATCAGACAGGAGCTAGGGATGTGCATTGAGGGCGGGATTATGATGCTGTACCGGGGAGATGCAGAAGAAAGGTTTCTATACATCGCTATCGAAGGAGACGGCGCGCCCGTCCCGCTTCCAAGAGACGTGCTCCGGCTTCCGGCCTCTTCCTTTGCGTGCATGAAGACGGACGTCAATGACATTGAACACGTACGCGGACTTTTCCCCGATCTGTTTTCTCAGGATTACGACAAAGTGGTGATGGAAACGGAATTGTTTACCGATCACTACGATTTTTCCCATCCCCAGTACGAGATCAGATGTTCTCTACCCGATAGAGGGAACAGCTAA
- a CDS encoding two-component regulator propeller domain-containing protein: MKLYPLLSLLLLTFQAAFSLDLSTCPVQFVTGMLQASDGKIWVVGEAAGPAYLDTRQAEDGWKSAAEKKGFPDRVNCYALAEDKQGRIWVGTDHDGVAICNGLEWKVYGVQEALPGERVFSIAVSPLNGDVAIATSGGIAIYQPEKDSWLSVTRANSLPEDQAYSVHFDHQGILWAGFSCYGIGMASPGKNYQIWKHIHTNWYWDKEQHTPQPKEQAGEGLPSNQINIISSLQDGSIWVGTIAGLGYKLKNSHWRFCRGKDFKDKNAGLYQVKPTANRTNTSYPRILLPEDFITSLAPAGKKLLIGFRQQGACLLDPANWTLEKTYYQQNPASPSRWINCFLQTPDGSLWAGTFGGGVVCLDKQAPLSLKQPSPEVPPSRENPCFPSAASPSSDQDLTDAYLALVKKDEKETHNSDAIFFGEDWSTRGDWCLRHGKDYVLLCGANAPWDNVRYFNSIMSMNYRCYGTIGPNQKNDGLRHWVETINDKNNRNVLVSPDFCIRTESEWDDHGEAYPQSFDGPDVWIAVAIPPGKHMLSIYFYNPNGRKKFNNSLRDYLVEIRKIRPSLQGLKEFSTVKEDYAHTSKVRAEHAGNHLSSPVLARTRVNYFSGSGVYKSFLVSGPGSYYVRVARNHSFNTIVNGIFITCLSYPDRSKWNTTTSSGRIYNFSLLKTFLDAPYPYNFSWISNPSPFLSSEYMPASVNIRTIAAYRQYMTSCLQSLSNKKSQTETDRELISHLKWCLNLHEKENEKKFDDYLMELWNIYQELYPCFRSAEWAKYSPNVIPFSINEVKAMEKMQIDWKQYLPGHRPQIPVDAMKRKIHLFITQKK; this comes from the coding sequence ATGAAACTTTACCCGCTGTTATCCCTGCTATTGTTGACTTTTCAGGCAGCCTTCTCTCTTGATCTCTCGACATGCCCCGTCCAATTCGTTACGGGAATGCTGCAAGCCTCCGACGGGAAAATATGGGTCGTCGGAGAGGCGGCAGGGCCTGCATATCTGGATACCCGGCAAGCTGAAGATGGGTGGAAGTCTGCGGCGGAGAAAAAAGGATTTCCTGACAGAGTCAATTGTTACGCCCTGGCAGAAGACAAACAAGGACGCATTTGGGTAGGTACCGATCATGACGGGGTTGCTATCTGCAACGGTCTGGAATGGAAGGTATATGGAGTACAGGAAGCCCTCCCCGGAGAAAGGGTCTTTTCCATTGCCGTATCCCCTCTGAATGGAGATGTCGCCATAGCAACATCGGGAGGAATTGCCATTTATCAACCGGAAAAAGATAGTTGGCTCTCGGTAACACGTGCAAACAGCCTACCGGAAGATCAAGCCTACTCCGTACATTTTGATCATCAAGGGATTCTATGGGCCGGTTTTTCCTGTTACGGAATTGGCATGGCATCACCAGGTAAAAATTACCAAATCTGGAAGCATATCCATACAAACTGGTATTGGGATAAGGAACAGCATACTCCTCAACCTAAAGAACAGGCAGGAGAAGGCCTCCCCTCCAACCAGATCAACATCATCTCTTCGTTACAGGATGGCAGCATCTGGGTTGGTACGATTGCCGGACTCGGTTACAAACTCAAAAATTCCCATTGGCGTTTCTGCCGAGGTAAAGACTTCAAAGATAAAAATGCCGGACTTTATCAAGTAAAACCTACCGCCAACCGGACCAATACAAGTTATCCTAGAATCTTATTGCCTGAAGATTTCATCACCTCCCTCGCCCCCGCCGGGAAAAAACTTCTAATAGGCTTTAGACAACAAGGAGCTTGTCTTCTTGATCCTGCCAATTGGACACTTGAAAAAACCTATTATCAACAAAATCCGGCATCTCCGTCCAGATGGATTAACTGTTTCTTGCAAACGCCGGACGGATCCCTGTGGGCCGGCACTTTTGGAGGAGGGGTTGTCTGCCTTGATAAACAAGCTCCATTATCACTGAAACAGCCATCCCCAGAGGTTCCGCCCTCCCGAGAGAATCCATGCTTTCCATCGGCCGCCAGTCCCTCATCCGACCAGGATTTGACGGACGCATACCTCGCTCTTGTCAAGAAGGATGAAAAAGAGACTCACAATTCCGATGCCATCTTTTTCGGCGAGGACTGGAGCACGCGGGGCGATTGGTGCCTGCGTCATGGAAAAGATTACGTCCTGCTATGCGGTGCCAATGCACCATGGGACAATGTTCGATACTTCAACTCCATCATGTCGATGAACTATAGATGCTACGGAACCATCGGACCCAACCAGAAAAATGATGGATTGAGACATTGGGTCGAAACCATCAACGACAAAAATAACAGAAACGTCCTCGTAAGCCCGGATTTCTGCATCCGTACGGAATCGGAATGGGATGACCACGGTGAAGCATACCCACAGTCTTTTGACGGCCCCGATGTATGGATTGCCGTAGCTATCCCTCCGGGAAAACACATGCTGAGCATTTATTTTTATAACCCGAATGGGCGTAAGAAATTCAATAACTCCTTAAGAGATTATCTGGTCGAAATAAGGAAAATACGTCCCAGCCTGCAGGGACTAAAAGAATTCAGCACAGTGAAAGAAGATTACGCGCATACCAGTAAAGTCCGGGCTGAACATGCAGGCAACCATCTTTCTTCCCCTGTTTTGGCAAGAACGAGAGTCAATTATTTTTCCGGCTCAGGAGTCTATAAATCCTTCCTCGTATCCGGACCGGGTAGCTATTATGTCCGTGTGGCCCGTAACCATTCATTCAATACTATCGTCAACGGGATCTTTATCACATGCCTGTCCTATCCGGACCGGAGCAAGTGGAATACGACAACATCTTCCGGGAGAATTTATAACTTTTCGCTTTTGAAAACATTTCTTGATGCCCCGTATCCATACAATTTCTCCTGGATCTCAAATCCTTCCCCGTTTCTATCCAGCGAATACATGCCGGCTTCCGTAAATATCAGAACCATTGCCGCATATCGCCAGTACATGACTTCCTGCTTGCAATCGTTATCAAATAAAAAATCGCAAACTGAAACGGATCGTGAGTTGATTTCCCATCTCAAATGGTGTCTGAATCTCCATGAAAAGGAAAACGAAAAGAAATTCGACGATTATTTAATGGAGCTCTGGAATATATATCAGGAACTCTATCCCTGTTTCAGATCAGCAGAATGGGCTAAATATAGCCCAAATGTCATTCCATTTTCAATAAATGAAGTGAAAGCTATGGAAAAAATGCAGATAGACTGGAAACAATACCTACCGGGACACAGACCCCAAATTCCAGTCGATGCGATGAAACGAAAAATTCACCTTTTTATAACACAAAAAAAATAA
- a CDS encoding pirin family protein, protein MKMIIDRSATRGHANHGWLDTWHTFSFADYYNPDRMGFGSLRVLNDDTVAPGRGFDRHPHKNMEVVSIPLHGRLSHGDSLQNNHVIQPGEIQIMSAGTGIFHSEYNPDPDEILKFLQIWVIPDEMNIDPQYADYNIRPLLKKNEISVFIAPDSRIRLHQQAWFSWGALDEGVSASYSLKGHGTGVYVFVIKGEVKVGDAVLHARDGAGIYDTSSLSISALVPSDVLLIEVPYSPEE, encoded by the coding sequence ATGAAAATGATCATTGATCGCTCTGCAACAAGGGGGCATGCCAATCATGGCTGGCTCGATACATGGCATACATTCAGTTTTGCCGATTATTACAATCCGGACAGAATGGGCTTTGGCTCTCTCCGGGTGTTAAATGATGATACGGTGGCTCCGGGGCGTGGGTTTGACCGTCATCCGCACAAGAATATGGAGGTTGTTTCCATCCCTCTCCATGGACGTTTGAGCCATGGAGACAGTTTGCAGAACAACCATGTCATCCAGCCCGGAGAAATTCAGATCATGAGTGCGGGGACGGGTATTTTCCACAGTGAATACAATCCGGATCCGGATGAAATCTTGAAGTTCCTCCAGATATGGGTGATTCCCGATGAGATGAATATCGACCCGCAATATGCCGATTACAATATCAGGCCGCTTTTGAAGAAGAATGAAATTTCCGTGTTTATTGCTCCTGACAGCCGGATTCGTTTGCACCAGCAGGCGTGGTTTTCCTGGGGGGCTCTTGATGAAGGAGTGTCGGCCTCTTACTCGTTGAAGGGGCATGGTACGGGCGTGTATGTATTCGTCATCAAGGGAGAGGTGAAAGTCGGAGACGCCGTTCTTCACGCCCGTGATGGAGCTGGCATCTATGACACGTCGTCGTTGAGTATTTCTGCCTTGGTGCCGTCGGATGTCCTTCTTATTGAGGTCCCATATTCCCCCGAAGAATGA
- a CDS encoding glycine--tRNA ligase yields the protein MADRNNTDPARMEKIVSLCKRRGFIFQSAELYGGLNGCWDYGPLGAELKRNVKEYWWRKNVQERDDIVGMDGSILTHNSVLVASGHVGGFTDPMCDCLLTKERLRADQVPAQNGTVFWYTGASRHETAWSVEKTFAVLVPSEKNADKARKTASQYYAQLAGKDVSPKEIILAGERTEEVTGTTRFNPANGSLLTEAREFNLMFKTKIGATSDDDDPASTGWLRPETAQSIFCQYKNILDSSRVKIPFGIAQIGKAFRNEINPRNFTFRSREFEQMEIEYFCREEDGMNLTEEWLERRLCFYDEIGIPREHIHILDVPAEERAFYSKKTYDLEYEFPFGIQELEGIAYRTCYDLSRHQEGSGKTLEYFDEETKERFIPHVVEPSSGCDRTILALICEAFEEEQLVDDKGKQDIRTVMHFHPRMAPIKAAIFPLLKKNEAQVRIARDIERTLQPWMNVFYDEAGAVGRRYRRQDEVGTPFCITVDFETLGENDPSLQGTVTIRHRDSMEQERVAIDDLLHWLIKRIR from the coding sequence ATGGCTGACCGCAACAACACAGATCCCGCCCGTATGGAAAAAATCGTAAGCCTCTGCAAGAGGCGCGGTTTCATCTTCCAATCCGCCGAACTTTATGGAGGCTTGAACGGTTGCTGGGATTACGGTCCCCTCGGAGCAGAACTCAAGCGCAACGTCAAAGAATACTGGTGGCGTAAAAACGTTCAGGAACGCGACGATATCGTCGGCATGGACGGCTCCATCCTGACGCACAACTCCGTCCTTGTCGCCTCCGGCCACGTTGGAGGATTCACCGATCCAATGTGCGACTGCCTCCTCACCAAGGAACGCCTCCGCGCCGATCAGGTACCGGCCCAGAACGGTACGGTTTTCTGGTACACAGGTGCCTCCCGTCATGAAACAGCATGGTCCGTTGAAAAAACATTCGCCGTTCTCGTTCCCTCTGAAAAAAATGCCGACAAGGCGCGCAAAACAGCCTCCCAGTACTACGCCCAGCTCGCGGGCAAGGATGTCTCCCCCAAGGAAATCATCCTCGCCGGAGAACGTACGGAAGAAGTCACCGGCACCACACGCTTCAATCCCGCCAACGGCTCCCTGTTGACTGAAGCACGCGAATTCAACCTGATGTTCAAGACAAAGATCGGTGCGACCTCCGACGATGACGATCCCGCCTCCACTGGATGGCTCCGTCCGGAAACCGCCCAATCCATCTTCTGCCAGTACAAAAATATTCTGGACAGCTCACGCGTCAAAATCCCCTTCGGCATCGCCCAGATCGGCAAGGCATTCCGCAACGAAATCAATCCGCGCAACTTCACATTCCGCTCCCGCGAATTCGAGCAAATGGAAATCGAATACTTCTGCCGTGAAGAAGACGGGATGAACCTGACCGAAGAATGGCTGGAACGCCGCCTCTGCTTCTACGATGAGATCGGTATCCCGCGAGAACACATCCACATCCTCGACGTACCTGCCGAAGAACGAGCTTTCTACTCCAAGAAAACCTATGACCTGGAATACGAATTCCCCTTCGGCATTCAGGAACTGGAAGGCATCGCCTATCGCACGTGCTACGACCTCTCCCGTCATCAGGAAGGCTCCGGAAAAACTCTGGAATACTTCGACGAAGAAACCAAGGAACGTTTCATTCCCCATGTCGTCGAACCCTCCTCCGGCTGCGATCGTACCATTCTGGCCCTCATCTGCGAAGCCTTCGAAGAAGAACAACTCGTCGATGACAAGGGCAAGCAGGATATCCGCACAGTCATGCACTTCCACCCGCGGATGGCTCCTATCAAGGCAGCCATTTTCCCCCTTCTCAAAAAGAACGAAGCCCAGGTCCGCATCGCACGCGACATTGAGAGAACTCTCCAACCCTGGATGAATGTCTTCTATGACGAAGCCGGAGCCGTCGGTCGTCGCTACCGCCGCCAGGACGAAGTCGGCACCCCCTTCTGCATCACTGTAGACTTTGAAACACTCGGCGAAAACGATCCGTCTCTTCAGGGCACGGTGACCATCCGCCACCGCGACTCCATGGAACAGGAACGCGTCGCCATCGACGACCTCCTTCACTGGCTCATCAAGAGAATCCGCTGA
- a CDS encoding YdcF family protein, with the protein MTEDAAIDILWDFHHVGHIPAPCDLMFVLGSNDVRVAEYAAELYHRGLAPLIVFSGGAGRFTQGWELTEAEIFARAAKAKGVPASAILLENKATNTGENIIFSRQIISQAGLPPPTRILALQKPYMERRTLATLEAQWPGPSFLVSSPSFSFKAYLTETLTRSFVINAMMGDFQRIIEYPKQGFSTRQHIPQEALEAFRLLVQAGYTTQLLPGVPLP; encoded by the coding sequence ATGACCGAAGACGCAGCCATCGACATTCTGTGGGATTTTCATCACGTCGGTCATATCCCGGCTCCCTGCGACTTGATGTTCGTTCTGGGCAGCAACGATGTCCGGGTTGCAGAATATGCAGCAGAACTTTACCACCGCGGACTAGCCCCCCTTATCGTCTTCTCCGGCGGAGCCGGACGCTTCACTCAGGGATGGGAATTGACCGAAGCGGAAATTTTTGCACGAGCAGCAAAAGCAAAAGGAGTCCCTGCCAGTGCCATCCTCCTGGAAAACAAGGCTACCAACACCGGGGAAAACATCATCTTCTCCCGCCAGATCATCAGCCAGGCAGGATTGCCGCCCCCCACACGCATCCTCGCCCTGCAAAAACCCTACATGGAACGCCGAACCCTGGCCACACTGGAAGCCCAATGGCCCGGTCCCTCCTTCCTGGTATCCTCCCCCTCTTTTAGTTTTAAGGCGTATTTGACGGAAACGCTCACACGATCCTTCGTCATCAACGCCATGATGGGGGATTTCCAACGTATCATCGAATATCCCAAACAGGGCTTTTCCACTCGGCAACACATCCCTCAGGAAGCCCTGGAAGCCTTCCGTCTGCTGGTTCAAGCCGGTTACACCACACAGCTTCTTCCGGGAGTTCCCCTTCCCTGA
- a CDS encoding aminotransferase class I/II-fold pyridoxal phosphate-dependent enzyme, which yields MDWSSKIANQIADIPRSGIREFFDLVTGRKDIISLGVGEPDFVTPWHIREAAIYSLEKGHTTYTSNYGLESLRKKIVQYVENFFHVSYDPLHEVLVTVGVSEALDLALRAILNPGDEVLYHEPCYVSYSPSVTMAHGTAKAVPTTKADLFALNPEALEAAIGPRTKALMLNFPTNPTGAVAPVETLEAIARICIKHDLIVLTDEIYSELRYDGIPHVTIASLPGMQERTVLLHGFSKAFAMTGFRLGYACGPEPIISAMMKIHQYSMLCAPISSQEAAIEALSHGTDAMLKMRDSYHQRRDYLVNRLNDMGIDCHMPGGAFYVFPDISKFGFSSKEFATRLLMEHQVAAVPGDAFGPSGEGYLRCCYATAFEQIKEACNRMESFIKDLKS from the coding sequence ATGGACTGGTCATCAAAAATAGCTAACCAAATTGCCGATATTCCCCGTTCGGGGATCCGGGAATTTTTCGATCTTGTCACCGGCCGCAAGGACATCATCTCCCTGGGCGTCGGCGAACCTGATTTCGTTACCCCCTGGCACATCCGCGAAGCCGCTATCTACTCTCTGGAAAAAGGGCACACCACTTACACATCCAACTACGGGTTGGAAAGCCTCCGCAAAAAGATTGTCCAATACGTCGAAAACTTTTTTCACGTTTCCTACGATCCCCTCCACGAAGTTCTCGTCACCGTCGGTGTCAGCGAGGCCCTGGATCTTGCCTTGAGAGCCATCCTCAATCCCGGAGACGAAGTCCTCTACCACGAGCCCTGCTACGTATCCTACTCCCCCAGCGTCACCATGGCGCACGGTACGGCCAAAGCCGTTCCTACGACCAAGGCCGACCTTTTCGCACTCAATCCAGAAGCACTGGAAGCCGCTATCGGCCCCAGGACAAAAGCGTTAATGCTGAATTTTCCGACGAACCCGACAGGAGCCGTTGCTCCGGTAGAAACGCTGGAAGCCATCGCACGCATCTGCATCAAGCACGACCTCATTGTCTTGACCGACGAAATCTACAGTGAACTCCGTTACGACGGCATTCCCCACGTCACTATCGCCTCCCTGCCCGGCATGCAGGAACGCACCGTTCTTCTGCACGGATTCTCCAAGGCATTCGCCATGACCGGTTTCCGCCTCGGATACGCTTGCGGACCGGAACCCATCATCTCTGCAATGATGAAAATCCACCAGTATTCCATGCTCTGTGCGCCGATCAGTTCCCAGGAAGCAGCCATCGAAGCACTCTCCCACGGTACGGACGCCATGCTTAAAATGAGGGACAGCTACCACCAGAGGCGCGACTACCTTGTCAATCGGCTCAACGACATGGGTATCGACTGCCACATGCCGGGCGGCGCCTTCTACGTATTCCCGGACATTTCCAAATTCGGATTCAGCAGCAAGGAATTCGCCACCCGCCTCCTGATGGAACACCAGGTAGCAGCCGTTCCCGGAGATGCTTTCGGGCCAAGTGGAGAAGGCTATCTGCGCTGTTGCTACGCCACGGCCTTCGAGCAAATCAAGGAAGCATGCAACCGCATGGAAAGCTTCATCAAGGATCTAAAATCCTAA
- a CDS encoding Lrp/AsnC family transcriptional regulator: protein MSAASLLQLLSTNARLSDTELAERLNMSASEVTALRQDLEQEHRILGYQAIVNDEDFHDAGVTAFIEVKVTPEREGGFDHLATRIARFDEVSSCYLASGGFDLLVIVEGKSMRDIANFVSGKLSTLEGVLSTATHFHLKTYKKNGFIFEAPAEDNRLIVSP from the coding sequence ATGTCTGCAGCATCCTTATTACAGCTTCTTTCCACCAATGCCCGCCTGAGCGACACCGAACTGGCAGAACGCCTCAACATGAGCGCCAGCGAAGTAACTGCCCTGAGGCAGGACTTGGAACAGGAACACCGTATCCTTGGCTACCAAGCCATTGTCAACGATGAGGATTTTCACGACGCCGGCGTCACCGCCTTTATTGAAGTGAAAGTAACTCCCGAACGAGAAGGAGGCTTCGACCATCTGGCCACGCGCATCGCGCGGTTTGACGAAGTGTCCTCCTGCTATCTGGCCAGCGGCGGCTTCGACCTGCTAGTCATAGTTGAGGGCAAGAGCATGCGCGATATTGCCAATTTCGTTTCCGGCAAGCTTTCCACATTGGAAGGGGTGCTTTCCACGGCTACTCACTTCCACCTTAAAACTTACAAGAAAAACGGATTTATCTTCGAGGCTCCTGCGGAAGACAACCGCCTGATCGTCTCCCCGTAA